A genomic region of Papaver somniferum cultivar HN1 chromosome 7, ASM357369v1, whole genome shotgun sequence contains the following coding sequences:
- the LOC113297902 gene encoding uncharacterized protein LOC113297902 isoform X1 — MIAKLVWKFLEDEDCLWGKIMKAKYVKTGNFWEVKKPISCSATWTAMLTVREDMRDRCCWSVVTGEKINVWSDPQIPGLPQIKPERRADEEYIKTTVEELIIQEDHRWDEYKLRKLFNPSEVAKIMEIHLSEVTGEDCKDKLIWTPHPKGEFSSKSFLKTMNDIGPSTSDNYEFPWKKFWSTKNIPPKIQIFMWRLLKNGLLVSKNIKRHIHGINDDCRFCDLHAETNGTCSYTVKQLRLFCLLLLSA; from the coding sequence ATGATTGCAAAACTGGTGTGGAAGTTTTTGGAGGATGAAGATTGTTTATGGGGGAAAATCATGAAGGcaaagtatgtgaagactgggAATTTTTGGGAGGTAAAAAAGCCAATCAGTTGCTCAGCTACATGGACTGCCATGCTGACTGTAAGAGAAGACATGAGAGACAGATGTTGCTGGTCAGTGGTGACTGGAGAGAAAATTAATGTCTGGTCGGACCCACAGATACCAGGTCTACCACAAATTAAACCTGAGAGAAGAGCAGATGAAGAATACATCAAAACTACAGTGGAGGAACTTATTATCCAAGAAGATCACAGGTGGGATGAATACAAGCTGCGGAAGCTGTTTAATCCATCTGAAGTGGCAAAGATAATGGAGATCCATCTATCTGAAGTAACTGGAGAAGACTGCAAAGACAAACTGATTTGGACTCCTCATCCTAAAGGTGAATTCTCATCTAAATCTTTCCTCAAGACTATGAATGATATAGGACCTTCGACTTCAGACAACTATGAGTTTCCTTGGAAGAAATTCTGGAGCACAAAGAATATACCTCCAAAAATCCAGATTTTTATGTGGAGGTTACTGAAAAATGGACTGCTAGTGTCCAAGAATATTAAGAGACACATACATGGAATAAATGATGACTGTAGattttgtgacctgcatgctgaAACAAATGGCACTTGTTCCTACACTGTCAAGCAACTCAGGCTATTTTGTTTGCTTCTCCTCTCAGCCTAA
- the LOC113297902 gene encoding uncharacterized protein LOC113297902 isoform X2, translating into MGACLWWAIWKAKNVVIFKKEKLNIQFVIKEAMYWYNMEMTVGEMESIPDQSNMLESRNDTWEPPDSLKIKINFDGDAGPRGFACGTVARDSEAKFQGCKNKSLTHCKAVEAEGHGAMTAVELSRRKGFRGIILEGDSLIVINALRYTNYKPNWRIKNLINRIKEELKNFRSVEYRYIKKNANKVAHNVAALAIDNHSSDEWINSPPSCIAQLIVSEYSSTR; encoded by the coding sequence ATGGGAGCATGCCTGTGGTGGGCCATTTGGAAAGCTAAGAATGTTGTTATCTTTAAGAAAGAGAAACTGAATATACAGTTTGTTATTAAAGAAGCTATGTATTGGTACAATATGGAGATGACAGTGGGTGAAATGGAGTCCATACCTGATCAGAGTAACATGTTGGAATCCAGAAATGATACTTGGGAGCCACCAGACAGCCTGAAGATCAAGATTAATTTTGATGGTGATGCTGGTCCAAGAGGCTTTGCTTGTGGAACTGTGGCAAGAGACTCTGAAGCAAAATTCCAGGGCTGTAAGAATAAGAGTCTAACTCATTGTAAAGCTGTGGAAGCTGAGGGGCATGGAGCTATGACAGCTGTGGAATTGTCCAGAAGGAAAGGCTTCAGGGGTATTATTTTGGAAGGGGACTCCTTGATAGTTATAAATGCTCTCAGATATACTAACTATAAGCCCAACTGGAGAATAAAAAATCTGATCAACAGAATCAAGGAGGAGCTCAAGAATTTCAGGTCTGTTGAATATAGGTACATCAAGAAAAATGCCAACAAAGTGGCACACAATGTTGCAGCTTTAGCTATTGACAACCACTCCTCAGATGAGTGGATCAATTCCCCTCCTTCTTGTATTGCTCAACTCATCGTGAGTGAGTATTCTTCTACTCGGTAG